The DNA window AGCACAAACTTTCTAGAGACACTGTTTTCAAAGCTTATTCGATTTTGAAAGAACAAAGAATGATCGATTCAGTACCGAATAAAGGCTATTATGTGGCGGGCGAAACCCGGAAAGTGCTTCTGGTTTTGGATACTTTCAAGGCCTACAAAGAGGTTTTGTATCATTCCTTTATCAATAATCTGCCTGAAAACATCATTACCGATGTGCAATTTCATCATTATAACATTGACAATTTCAAAACCATAATCAATAATAGTATCGGAAAGTACTATAAATATGTGGTTATGAATTTCGATCATAAAGAAGTGGCTGCTGCCACGGTCAATATCGCTGACGAAAAACTCCTGCTGATTGATTGGAATATTCACAGCAAACCGAAGAATAATTATGTGTATCAAGATTTTGGAAATGCCTTTTATGAAGCGTTAAAAGAGGCTGATAATTTGCTCCGAAAGTATGAAGAAATAGATTTTATTTATCCAAGTTTTACCAATCATCCCGTTGAATCAGTGCTGTTTTTTGAAAAATTTTGTAAAGATTTTGACTTTCAATATAAAATCATCAAAAATCATAAAAATTTCGAAGTCAAGAAAAATAAGGCCTACATCAGTGTAAGCGACAGGATGTTGGGCGTTTTTCTAGAACAATGCAGAGAAAAAGATTTGGAGCCCGGAAAAGACGTTGGGATTTTATCCTATAACGAAACGCCGATGAAGAAATTTATCTACAAAGGAATTTCGGTCGTTTCAACCGATTTTGAAGCATTAGGAACGAAAGCCGCAGAATTTATTACAAAAGACGAACCGATGCAGCATTATGTGTCGACAAAATTAATACTAAGAGAATCATTGTAAATTATTTTATAACATGCAACTCAGGTTAGTGAATCATAACAGGAGTTTTTAAATAATCTGAAAAGTGAAAAACAAAAAAATAATAGTAAATCTAATAGTTATCGTTTTAACTACCGTAAATGGATTTTCTCAAAACGTGAATTGGATTTCCAGCACCGAAAAGCAACCGTGGAAAACCAAAGAAGCCATTAAACTAAATGACTTTTATGCATCAACGCCAGTAGATATTGAAATACTAACCGACAAAAAACAACAAACCATCGATGGTTGGGGAGGCTGTTTCAACGAATTGGGTTGGCAGGCTTTGAATACTTTGCCGTTTAAAGAACGAGATAAAGTTATCAAGGAATTTTTCGATCCCAACGAAGGACTAAAATACAATTATTGTCGCATGCCAATTGGGGCGAATGATTACTCGTTTAATTGGTATTCTCTGAATGAAACTGATGGCGATTTTGCCATGAAAAACTTCAATATCGAAAGGGATAAAACTATTTTGATTCCTTACATCAAAGCGGCTTTGAAATACCGACCTGATTTGAAAATTTGGGCCTCGCCTTGGAGTCCGCCAACTTGGATGAAAACCAACAAGCATTACGCTAATAAACCGAACACATTCAACGACCTTACCGAAGATAAAGCTGTAAAATCAGTCGATCAATTTATTCAAAAGAAGGAATACTTAAGTGCTTATGCGCTCTACCTTTCTAAATTCGTACAAGCCTATCAAAAAGAAGGCGTAAATATTTTTGCAGTACATTTTCAGAACGAGCCTTATACTTATAATCAATGGCCGAATTGCAGTTGGACAGCTCCCGCAATGCGCGATTTTGTTTCTGGATATTTAGGACCAAAGTTTGCAAAGGATAAAAACCCTGCACAAATCTGGTTTAGCACTATCAATAGTAGAGATTTAGACGTTTTCGAAACGGTTTTGTCTAATCCTACTGTTAGAAAATACATTTCTGGTGTTGGTGTACAATATGAAGGTCTTGATGTAATTGATAAAATTGCCGCAAAATATCCAGAACTTAACTTGATGCAAACCGAAACGCCTTGTGGCGATGGAAATTTTAGTTGGAATGATGCCGAAAGTACCTTTGGAACCATCAAATCGTATTTAGATAAAGGCGTAAAATCATATATGTATTGGAATATGATTTTAGATCAAACAGGCGAAAGCTCTTGGGGATGGAAACAAAATGCACAAGTGGTCATCAATAAAATGACCAAAAAAGTAACCTACACACCGGAGTTTTATATTTTCAAGCACCTGAGTTATTTTGTAACACCGGGTTCCACTAAATTAGAAATCAAAGGATTGACTGAAGACTCACTTGCATTTGTTACTCCTGAAGGTAAAACGGTTTTGGTTACGGTGAACTCCTCTTACAGAACAAAAAATTTAAAAGTAAAAGTGGGGTCAAAGCATTTTGAGGTCAGCTTGCCTGCGAATTCATTCAATACTTTAACCTTATAAATTAATATTCAATTCTCAAAAAAATTTATGTATTACATTGGATTTGATATAGGTAGCTCCTCAGTGAAAGTGGCTATCGTAGAAATAGCAACCGGAAAAAGTATTGGCGTAGCCCAAGAACCCGAGACTGAAATGAGTATGCTCGCCCTAAAAAATGGTTGGGCAGAACAGAAACCAGAAGACTGGTGGCTACATGCGTGCAATGCTGTGGCCAAATTGAAGAAGAAATACAACATTTCCAGAACACAAATCAAAGGCATAGGAATTTCGTATCAAATGCACGGATTGGTTTTGGTTGATGCAGCAGGTCAGCCGTTGCGGAAATCGATAATTTGGTGCGACAGTAGAGCTGTAGGAATCGGAAATGAGGCTTTTTCAACTATTGGAGAAAAAAAATGCAATGAACACTTGCTGAATTCTCCGGGAAATTTTACTGCTTCAAAATTGAAATGGGTCAAAGAAAACGAGCCGGAAATTTATAATAAAATATATAAATTTATGTTGCCTGGTGATTATATCGCTTATAGATTATCTAATGTAATCAATACCACCATCTCAGGATTATCTGAAGGAATTATGTGGGATTTCAAAACGGACAACTTCGCCAATTTCTTGTTCGAACATTATGGCATTTCAACTGAATTGGTTCCCGATATTGTGGATACGTTTGGTGTTCAATCTAAAGTAGATGCAAAAGGAGCCGAAGAAAGTGGTCTTGCCGAGGGAACGCCAATATTTTACAGAGCAGGTGATCAACCCAACAATGCCCTTTCGTTGAATGTTTTCAATCCGGGCGAAGTGGCTGCAACAGGCGGAACATCGGGTGTGGTTTATGCCATGACCAATAGTTTGTCCGTTAAAGAAAGTTCAAGAGTCAATAATTTTGCTCACGTTAATTATAAAAAAGGCAATGAACCAAGAATTGGAAAATTGCTTTGCATCAATGGTGCCGGAATTCAATACCGATGGTTGCTGAATAATCTTTCGGTTAGTTCTTATGAAGAAATGAATACTCTAGCTTCTGAAATTCCCGTTGGATCTGATGGGGTTTGTATGATTCCTTTTGGAAACGGAGCGGAAAGAATGTTGAACAATAAAGATATTGGAACCCGGTTGGTTAACATCAATTTGAACAATCACGGCAAAGCTCATATTTGTCGCGCTGCATTGGAAGGAATTGCTTTTTCATTTGTCTATGGAATGGAAATTATGAAATCCGACGGTATCGAAGTGAATGTAATGCGAGCCGGAAACGATAATTTATTCCGTTCCGAGATATTTTCGAATACTGTAGCAACACTTATTGGTCATGAAATAGAAATCTACAATACCACTGGAGCCATTGGAGCAGCAAGAGCTTCAGGACTTCACGAAGGCGATTTTGAAACTTTCGGAAAGTACATTACCGACAATGATCACGTGATGACTTATATGCCTTTTAAAGACAAACAACCCTATTTAGAAGCGTATCAACTTTGGAAAAACGAATTAGAATTAATAATCACTAAATAAATAAAAAATGGCAACTTTAGGCAATAAAGAATACTTTAAAGGTATTAGCGAAATTAAATTTGAAGGCAAAGAATCAGATAATCCATTAGCATTCAAATATTACAATCCAGACCAAATTGTGGCTGGCAAAACGATGCGCGAGCATTTTAAATTTGCCATCGCCTATTGGCATACCTTCTGCGGACAGGGTTCTGATCCGTTTGGGCCAGGGACACAAAATTTTGCTTGGGATCAATCATCAGATGCTTTGCAAGCAGCGAAAGACAAAGCAGATGCCGCTTTCGAATTCATTACTAAAATGGGATTTGGTTACTACTGTTTCCACGATTACGATTTAGTTCGTGAAGGCGCTACTTTTGGAGAATCGGAGCAAAGATTGCTTACAATCACTGACTATTTAAAAGAAAAACAAGCCGCTTCTGGTGTAAAATTGCTTTGGGGAACTGCCAATGCATTTTCGAATCCTCGTTATATGAATGGAGCTGCTACCAATCCTGATTTTAATGTAGTGGCAAGAGCAGGTGGTCAAGTAAAATTAGCTTTAGATGCCACTATTGCTTTGGGCGGAGAAAATTATGTTTTTTGGGGAGGTCGTGAAGGGTATATGTCTTTATTAAACACCGATATGGGAAGAGAATTGGATCATATGGGAACTTTTTTGGCAAAAGCCAGAGATTATGCAAGAGCCCAAGGTTTCAAAGGGAATTTCTTCATCGAACCAAAACCAATGGAGCCAATGAAACACCAATATGATTTTGATTGTGCTACCGCAATTGGATTTTTACACCAATATGGTTTAGAGAAAGATTTCAAAATGAATATCGAAGTCAATCACGCCACCTTGGCACAACACACTTTTCAACACGAAATGGAAGTGGCTGCCAAAGCTGGAATGTTAGGAAGTTTGGATGCGAATCGTGGTGATTATCAAAACGGATGGGATACCGATCAATTCCCAAACAACATTCAAGAAACTACCGAAGCGATGTTGGTATTCTTAAAAGCAGGAGGATTACAAGGTGGCGGCGTTAATTTTGATGCCAAAATCAGAAGAAATTCAACCGATATGGAAGATGTTTTCCACGCACACATTGGCGGAGCGGATACTTTTGCAAGAGCCTTATTGACTGCGGATAAAATTATCACTTCATCGGCTTATGACAAACTAAGAACAGCGCGTTACAGTTCTTTCGATGCTGGAAAAGGAAAAGAATTTGAAGAAGGAAAATTGGATTTGAAAGCTTTGTATGAAATCGCCAAAGAAAATGGGGAGCTTACTTTACAAAGTGGCAAACAAGAATTGTTTGAAAATATCATCAACCAATACATTTAAAATTGGGTACGGATTGAAGAGGATGTCGAAGATAGTTACGGATTAATTAATTATTTTCGGCATTTTTTTTAGTACAGCCCTCGCCCGAGTTAAAACTCATAAATAATCATTAATTGTGTTTTTAAACTTTTTTTGAAACCTATATTTGTTTACTTTTGCACCGAAAAAAAATAAATATAATTCTTTCAGAACGTTTTGAATTTTAATAAATTAGAATTGTTAAAAGACTAGATAATGTACTGACTTTTTTTATTTACAATCCTCAGAATGCCTATTATTTAGAATAAAACAATTAACTATACATACAACATGAACAACAAAATCGACAATTTAGCCGCTGACAACATTAGAGCTTTAGCGATATCAATGGTAGAAAAGGCAAATTCGGGTCATCCCGGTGGCGCAATGGGTGGCGCAGATTTCTTACACATTTTATATTCAGAATATTTGAATTTTGATCCAACCGAAATGAATTGGCCATTTAGAGATCGTTTCTTTATGGATGCGGGACATTTATCCGCTTTGATGTATGCTCAATATAGTTTATTTGGAAATTATTCGAAAGAAGATTTGCAAAACTTCCGTCAATGGGGTTCGGTAACGCCGGGACACCCTGAAGTAGATGTTCTCAGAGGTATCGAAAATACTTCCGGCCCACTCGGACAAGGACACGCAATGGGAGTTGGAGCTGCAATTGCTGCCAAATTCCTTGATGCCAGATTCGAAAGTTTATTTACACATAAAATCTACGGATTTATCACCGATGGTGGAGTTCAAGAAGAAATCTCTCAAGGTGTTGGTCGAATTGCTGGACATTTAGGTTTGAGTAACTTTATTATGTTTTACGATTCCAATGATGTACAACTTTCCTCTATGACCGACGAAGTATCCTCTGAAGATACTACGATGAAATACGAAGCTTGGGGATGGAAAGTGATCAATATCGATGGTCACGATCACGCACAAATCCGTAAAGCTTTAGACGATGCCAATGCTGAAACTGAAAAACCTACCTTGATTATCGGTAAAACGATTATGGGTAAAGGTTGCGTTCTAGCCAATGGCGATATGTATGAAGGCGAATGTGAATTGCACGGAAAACCAATTGGAGACACCAAAGCCGATTTCAATCAAACTTTAATCAATTTAGGAGCCAATCCAGACAGTTCATTTGATACCTATCCAGAGGTTCAAGACTATTACACTCAAGTAATCGCTACCAAAACGGCGAATGCTGCTGCTAAAAAAGCAACTATTGCGGCCTGGAAAACAGCGAATCCCGCTTTGGCTCAAAAAATGGAAATGTTCCTTTCAGGAGTATTGCCAGATTTAGATTTGAGTCAAGTGGTTCAGAAAGCCAATGTGGCCACAAGAGAAGCTTCATCATCGGTATTAG is part of the Flavobacterium nackdongense genome and encodes:
- a CDS encoding GntR family transcriptional regulator — protein: MNETNFAFNMNHESDIPKYQQLVDSIQHAIAKNLLSKGDLLPSVNSICKEHKLSRDTVFKAYSILKEQRMIDSVPNKGYYVAGETRKVLLVLDTFKAYKEVLYHSFINNLPENIITDVQFHHYNIDNFKTIINNSIGKYYKYVVMNFDHKEVAAATVNIADEKLLLIDWNIHSKPKNNYVYQDFGNAFYEALKEADNLLRKYEEIDFIYPSFTNHPVESVLFFEKFCKDFDFQYKIIKNHKNFEVKKNKAYISVSDRMLGVFLEQCREKDLEPGKDVGILSYNETPMKKFIYKGISVVSTDFEALGTKAAEFITKDEPMQHYVSTKLILRESL
- a CDS encoding glycoside hydrolase family 30 protein, whose protein sequence is MKNKKIIVNLIVIVLTTVNGFSQNVNWISSTEKQPWKTKEAIKLNDFYASTPVDIEILTDKKQQTIDGWGGCFNELGWQALNTLPFKERDKVIKEFFDPNEGLKYNYCRMPIGANDYSFNWYSLNETDGDFAMKNFNIERDKTILIPYIKAALKYRPDLKIWASPWSPPTWMKTNKHYANKPNTFNDLTEDKAVKSVDQFIQKKEYLSAYALYLSKFVQAYQKEGVNIFAVHFQNEPYTYNQWPNCSWTAPAMRDFVSGYLGPKFAKDKNPAQIWFSTINSRDLDVFETVLSNPTVRKYISGVGVQYEGLDVIDKIAAKYPELNLMQTETPCGDGNFSWNDAESTFGTIKSYLDKGVKSYMYWNMILDQTGESSWGWKQNAQVVINKMTKKVTYTPEFYIFKHLSYFVTPGSTKLEIKGLTEDSLAFVTPEGKTVLVTVNSSYRTKNLKVKVGSKHFEVSLPANSFNTLTL
- a CDS encoding xylulokinase, with protein sequence MYYIGFDIGSSSVKVAIVEIATGKSIGVAQEPETEMSMLALKNGWAEQKPEDWWLHACNAVAKLKKKYNISRTQIKGIGISYQMHGLVLVDAAGQPLRKSIIWCDSRAVGIGNEAFSTIGEKKCNEHLLNSPGNFTASKLKWVKENEPEIYNKIYKFMLPGDYIAYRLSNVINTTISGLSEGIMWDFKTDNFANFLFEHYGISTELVPDIVDTFGVQSKVDAKGAEESGLAEGTPIFYRAGDQPNNALSLNVFNPGEVAATGGTSGVVYAMTNSLSVKESSRVNNFAHVNYKKGNEPRIGKLLCINGAGIQYRWLLNNLSVSSYEEMNTLASEIPVGSDGVCMIPFGNGAERMLNNKDIGTRLVNINLNNHGKAHICRAALEGIAFSFVYGMEIMKSDGIEVNVMRAGNDNLFRSEIFSNTVATLIGHEIEIYNTTGAIGAARASGLHEGDFETFGKYITDNDHVMTYMPFKDKQPYLEAYQLWKNELELIITK
- the xylA gene encoding xylose isomerase, whose amino-acid sequence is MATLGNKEYFKGISEIKFEGKESDNPLAFKYYNPDQIVAGKTMREHFKFAIAYWHTFCGQGSDPFGPGTQNFAWDQSSDALQAAKDKADAAFEFITKMGFGYYCFHDYDLVREGATFGESEQRLLTITDYLKEKQAASGVKLLWGTANAFSNPRYMNGAATNPDFNVVARAGGQVKLALDATIALGGENYVFWGGREGYMSLLNTDMGRELDHMGTFLAKARDYARAQGFKGNFFIEPKPMEPMKHQYDFDCATAIGFLHQYGLEKDFKMNIEVNHATLAQHTFQHEMEVAAKAGMLGSLDANRGDYQNGWDTDQFPNNIQETTEAMLVFLKAGGLQGGGVNFDAKIRRNSTDMEDVFHAHIGGADTFARALLTADKIITSSAYDKLRTARYSSFDAGKGKEFEEGKLDLKALYEIAKENGELTLQSGKQELFENIINQYI
- a CDS encoding transketolase family protein, which encodes MNNKIDNLAADNIRALAISMVEKANSGHPGGAMGGADFLHILYSEYLNFDPTEMNWPFRDRFFMDAGHLSALMYAQYSLFGNYSKEDLQNFRQWGSVTPGHPEVDVLRGIENTSGPLGQGHAMGVGAAIAAKFLDARFESLFTHKIYGFITDGGVQEEISQGVGRIAGHLGLSNFIMFYDSNDVQLSSMTDEVSSEDTTMKYEAWGWKVINIDGHDHAQIRKALDDANAETEKPTLIIGKTIMGKGCVLANGDMYEGECELHGKPIGDTKADFNQTLINLGANPDSSFDTYPEVQDYYTQVIATKTANAAAKKATIAAWKTANPALAQKMEMFLSGVLPDLDLSQVVQKANVATREASSSVLGYLAENVENMIVSSADLSNSDKTDGFLKKSSVLQKNNFKGGFLQAGVAELTMTAIANGIALHGGVIPVVATFFVFSDYMKPAIRLAAIQELPVKYVLTHDSFRVGEDGPTHQPIEQEAQMRLMEKIKNHSGHQSLLALRPADAIETSVAWDMALNNTTTPTALILSRQNIKDIPATGTSRYQEATEAKKGGYLVKATSNPDITLFANGSEVATLIGAAELLEKENNLKVNVASIISEGLFKQQSKDYQESVIPKGKLVFGLTAGLPVNLEGLIGDSGKVVGLGHFGYSAPAGVLDQKFGFNPESAAKEILSYIQESK